A genomic window from Daphnia carinata strain CSIRO-1 chromosome 9, CSIRO_AGI_Dcar_HiC_V3, whole genome shotgun sequence includes:
- the LOC130700649 gene encoding annexin B11-like codes for MKSLFICFVLFSGIVSGQDFPTLFPVDPFDPYNDAARLFDAIDGWGTDEDKIISVLCYRTASQRDIITTTYNNQHGSLADDLKSDLTGTFKTLTVMLTHGMIKFLSLELHDTMARAGTDEKSLTEIIMSRSNQELSEIRTFFIDYYGHSLASEIEADTSGAYQTLLIQMAEGLRDESTFVNMTAVEKDVVDLYEGGPAIEGTNEDIYIDVFSLRNYVHVNEVAILFEETYGISLTTVVTTEFEGRDMGNALVSILQYSRDKARYFASRFHESIAGAGTADQDLMRLTISRCETDLGNIKIAYQNIYAASLSSDVSDDTSGSYRSALLALID; via the exons ATGAAAAGCTTATTCATTTgcttcgttttgttttctggaaTAGTTTCGGGACAA GATTTCCCGACTTTGTTTCCGGTCGATCCATTTGACCCGTATAACGATGCAGCTCGTCTATTCGACGCCATTGATGGTTGGGGAACTGACGAAGACAAAATCATCAGCGTCCTTTGCTATCGAACTGCATCGCAAAGAGATATCATCACGACGACTTACAACAATCAGCACGGC AGTTTGGCCGATGATCTTAAGTCAGACTTGACGGGTACCTTTAAAACTCTGACGGTTATGCTAACTCACGGCATGATCAAATTTCTATCGCTTGAGCTACATGACACGATGGCTCGGGCTGGAACGGATGAAAAATCTTTGACGGAAATCATAATGAGTAGATCGAATCAAGAGTTGTCAGAAATCAGAACCTTTTTCATCGACT ATTACGGGCATTCGTTAGCTTCGGAAATAGAGGCCGATACGAGTGGTGCTTACCAAACACTTTTGATTCAAATGGCAGAG GGACTAAGGGATGAAAGTACATTTGTGAACATGACAGCGGTAGAGAAAGATGTCGTCGATTTGTACGAGGGAG GTCCCGCTATAGAAGGAACCAACGAAGATATTTATATAGACGTGTTTTCTTTACGCAACTATGTTCACGTGAATGAAGTAGCCATCCTCTTCGAAGAAACGTATGGAATTTCGCTCACTACCGTTGTTACCACGGAATTTGAAGGAAGGGACATGGGAAATGCGCTCGTGTCCATTC tgCAATATAGTCGCGACAAGGCAAGATACTTTGCCTCCCGGTTCCATGAGTCTATTGCTGGAGCTGGAACGGCAGACCAAGATCTGATGCGCTTAACGATTAGTCGTTGCGAGACCGATCTCGGTAACATCAAAATTGCCTATCAAAACATCTATGCTGCTTCACTTAGTAGTGATGTGTCG GACGATACTTCTGGATCCTACCGCTCAGCATTACTTGCATTGATTGATTAA
- the LOC130700665 gene encoding uncharacterized protein LOC130700665: protein MTIRQTVIIALSLFILQANFVLPSPTSTHVVKRQTLQRDSTLFLDSVGDLLIGVINTGLRSVAALITSGNEATQKMAVAVGSAALPPLLNVSRAFTRVQQSSTRLFNNTQAVLPEPGTLRDVTRRIAQGIQPAIGLVGQSVNSTFRGSSGLFGGRANTTRVNPNDIEIPDEFADFENN, encoded by the exons ATGACAATTCGTCAAACAGTCATAATTGCTCTTTCGCTTTTCATTCTGCAAGCCAATTTTGTGTTGCCTAGTCCCACTTCTACACATGTG GTCAAGCGCCAAACCCTACAGAGAGATTCTACACTATTCCTAGACTCTGTTGGTGATTTGTTGATTGGGGTTATCAATACTG GCTTGCGGAGTGTTGCGGCCTTGATTACATCCGGGAATGAAGCCACTCAAAAAATGGCCGTG GCAGTTGGATCTGCAGCTCTTCCGCCTTTATTGAATGTCTCTCGAGCTTTTACACGCGTCCAACAATCTTCCACGCGGCTCTTCAACAATACGCAagccgttttgccggagcctgGAACTTTGCGTGACGTGACAAGa CGCATTGCTCAAGGAATTCAGCCGGCCATCGGACTAGTCGGACAGTCGGTGAATAGCACGTTCCGAGGTTCGTCCGGCCTTTTCGGTGGACGAGCGAATACAACAAGAGTCAACCCTAACGATATCGAGATTCCCGACGAATTTGCAGATTTCGAGAATAACTAA